The Cucurbita pepo subsp. pepo cultivar mu-cu-16 chromosome LG15, ASM280686v2, whole genome shotgun sequence genome contains the following window.
ttgtttatttccatttatacCCCTACTAGACTGTTTAGAATAAATTGTTAGGAAGGATAGTGATGTCATTtacaattatattaaataattatatttattgaagCGAATTATGATCCACGAAACCAAATCATCGGCCAACGTGGCCAGGTCTGCCATGTTCTCGTCCACAAAATCCAGCGTGTAAATATGGattatccaaatattttatgttttagaaaataaataataattataatttccgaatttttcaaatatatttaccaATTTTAACtgaattcattttaaatatgttgCATTTTGAAAATAgcgaaaattttattaaaattgaattgaaatatattaacaAGATGATTTAGATgctttttttattccattatataaaaaatggtttaatatatatatatatatatatttaatgacttaatatattcataaactaaattctattttctattattaaattaaaaaatgttgaatgtATTTGTCAGATCCCACTccgttggagaggaaaacaaaacattattataaaactgtagaaacctttctttagtagatacgttttaaaatcgtgaggttgataaTGATATGAAATGAGCCAAGACGAACAATATTTGcgagcggtgggcttgaactgttacataTGGTATCAAAACTAGACACCGAGCAATGTGCTAGTGAGATGTTGAtaatgatacgtaacgggccaaaacgaataatatttactagcggtgagcttgaactgttacatatggtatcaaagctagacatcgaGCAATTTGATAATGAGAGGCTGAtaatgatacgtaacaggcgaAAACGAATAgtatttgctaacggtgggttttAACTGTTACATATGGTTTAAGAGTTAGACACTAagcaatgtgccagtgaggacactgggactccaagggggtggatggtgagatttcacatcgattgaagagggaaaaaaacatCCTTCCttagtagatacgttttaaaaccgtgaggctgacgactaTACgcaacgggccaaagcgaacaaaatttgttagctatgggcttgggctgttacatatggtattagagcccgACATTGAGCaatgtgtcagtaaggactcTGGCCCCTCAAGGGAGGTAAAttataagatctcacatcagttggagaggggaacgaagcatccttataagggtgtggaaacctctccctagtagacgtaacggactaaagcggataatatttgctggCAGCggattaaatttattattttaaacataatattaaaaataagaaatttaaataaatatggacGCAAAATTGAGAATGGTACATTCTATAATGTCACGCTCAAAACCtaataaaagatatttgaaAAAGAGAGTTGAAAACGTGTTGGGGGAAAGGAAAACCGACACGTGTCAGTAATGGCAATGCGTTTccttataattcaaaattttatttatgcgAAAAAAAtagggaaacaaaaaaacaattaaataaaattcgaCGAAGAAACGGATTCGAAATTCTTCTTCTAGCTGGGAATTTTGTTCTCCCTATAAAGCGCCAATTTCCCCTCCAGCTGATGTGCCGGCGGGAAGGGATTTTCCGGCAGTTCCGGCAGTTGATCGTTCTATTTGAATCGCGCCTGCAGAATTCAAGATTCCGCTTGTGAATCTTATCCCACTCTGTTCTTTGTTGAACTGGATTACTATTTCCTGCGGGTGATTTAGAGAGGATTTTGTTGCGTTTCAGTAGAAATGGAGGTCATGGCGACCGTGCAGGATCTGATCGAGGAAGCTAAACTTCGAACGGTTTGGTGGGCTCTGTGTACTTTCGTGATTTCGTACTTTTTGACCCGTAAGAATTCTCTATTCTATCGCGTTCTATTGCTCTAGCTCTGCATAATTCGGCTACCTTTTGGAAATTCACTGTACTGTTAAGTTTGGAGCGAGTTTGATGGTGTTATCGATTCTTTTATAGTTTCTTATAGATTGGTAGCTGAGAGTATTGTCACTTGAGAATGTGAATGAAGCAAAATTGGGTAGTGATGGCTCTCTCCTCTTTGATTGAATTGAAGTTTCTGAATAgggaaatgaatgaaattatgaagcattgagttttccttttctgtcCCATTAATCAACCGCCATGCTTTTTGTAGTTTAATTTTGATGGACGTTTTCTTTCATAATGCAGATACTAGTAAGTCAATGTGGATGAATGTACCCCTAGCAATTCTATTAGTTTGTGCACTACGTATTCTGTTCAACGAGGTAGAGTTCCATAGAAAGGCCCGACCTGTTCAGCGACAGACGTACTTATCGCATCTGGAGAAGAAACAATTATCTATAAACGACTCGTCCCTTTCTTCAGTTCTTCATCCACCAagatggaaaaggaaaatcaatTCTCCTACTGTGGAGGCTGCAATGAAGGATTTCATAGATAAAATACTGAAGGATTTTGTGGTTGACTTGTGGTATTCTGAAATAACCCCAGATAAAGAGTTTCCTGAGCAGATACACATGTTAATCATGGACGCCCTTGGTGAGATAGCGGTTAGGGTGAAAGAGATAAATCTTGTTGACTTGCTCACGAGGTAGCTTATTTTTTGTATGGTGGGAACTGGTTAGAAATTTTGTTCTACCATTAGGTTGTTTTGTTGTGTAATTAAGGAGTTTGAGTGGCTTTGACCATGTTTACATAAAAATGTTGCAGGGATGTTGTTGTTTTAGTAGGTGATCACTTGGACCTTTTTAGAAGAAACCAAGCTTCGATCGGTGTTGATGTTATGGAAATGCTGTCTTCTGAGGAGAGAGACGAAAGGTTGAAGCACCATCTTATAGCTTCTAAGGAGCTTCATCCAGCATTGGTGTCTCCTGAGAGTGAGTACAAGGTGTGAGTGGAGTGTTTTGTGAAGATAggtcttgttctttgtgtgGAGTCTTGCACTTTGCTAATTGCTATTCTACTGCAGGTCCTTCAACGGCTCATGAGTGGAGTGTTGACTTCAGTACTGAGACCAAGAGAAACTCAAAGCCCTGTTGTCCGATCCATTGCTCGTGAACTTTTAACATGCTTGGTGGTGCAACCTCTTATGAATTTTGCAAGTCCTGGGTATGTTTTTTAGTTGCTTATGCTACAGTCTGACCCTTAACTTTCGTtttctttatgaaaaataaCGGTGAAAAACGTTGCTTTCATTTGGAAGGGAAATTATTCGTTGGGTCACTCATTCTAATAATATCTATGACTTGtgtttttacctttttcttaataattcgGAGATGGGTGGttggtattaaaaaaaatagctcAAAAACCACCTCCCCAGTTGGGACACTATGTTTAGATCTAGCTGCATCTACAAGATATCGAAAACACTGAAAActctaaagaaaaaataagaagtTTCACCAAAATATGGCCTTGCATACTTCTTTTACCTgtatatgttttcttttaaagataATTAGTAGTAAAACATTATGAGAAAATGGTTTGCACGAAGATGTTCTTGTACGTTTAGAGTCTTTGGGGTGGTCTtttgaaaatagttttttagTACTAATtctttagatatatatatgtatgtatgtattttaattatttttcattaagaacaaaaaaaaaaaaaaaaaaaaaaaaaaaaaaaaaaaaaaaaaaggaaatcagTTCCATGTTTATATTTACGTTTTCCATAtgttaacaaaaaaatgtaattcaatttaatacaaaagaagaacaactGTTTTCTGTTGTTTGGAGTCATTTTTCcgttttctttctatttctattgAAATGGGTTGTCTTgtcaaatatgtttttttttgtgtgtgtgtgtcagaagcttaatattttttaagaatagaGAGCAATTTTAAAAGTGCATTTTCCAAACAGTATCTCAGATACTCTCTTTGTGAAAAACTTGGGGAGAGGTCATTAGGCATTCATGTCAAGTTTTAAATGATCTAGTAGTCCAACGAGTTTAGAAGtggcttcaattttttttatttttttatttttaccttttcttctttctttgccATCAGGTGCATAAATGAGTTGATCGAATGTATTGTCCTTGCCACTAAAGCTGAGAATGACTCTGTGATAGGTGGTCAACAACCAACTTATTCTGCAGATCATGACAGAGACCATTCTTCTACTGCTGGATTCATACACGATGACTATTTGGACAAAAGTAAATGCTCATCGTTAACGCCTGGGAATGCTTCAGAGCTTGCTAAAATTGACAATCAGCGAGAAAGATCCTCAGATTACAATTTCCAGGATGAGCCTTTGCAACTTAGGCTTGGTGATTGGGGCCGTACATTGGATGCAGCAACCCAAAGGAGAACTGAAGTTCTTATGCCCGAAAATCTTGAAAACATGTGGACTAAAGGACGACactacaaaaagaaagaaaataagatcATTAAAGGAGGAGATTTTGAGCCTATGGCTACTACGAAGGATACTGGAACTAGTAGCATGCAGCCTGCAACAACGAGGGATGAAATGTTGACCGACAAGCATCATTCTTCTATTGGGCCAGAGGAAAAGGCAATAGCTGGGAGAACGCCCACAAGACATTCTGATCtccttttgacctccaaatcaggTGATGAGAACAAAATCAGTTTTCAGTTTTCTCAGGATCTTCAGAAGGATTCATCTGTCGACAAGAAGTTCATTGCTGATGAATTAAAGGATGTTGATAATCTTACTCCTGCTAGTAGAACTAAAAATCAACTCAAGAGATCCAATAGTACTTCTGctttgaaaactaaatttagTGTAGAAAACACTCATACAGAAGGTGGAACATCTATTATATCAGATTTCTATGGTCCCAATTTTGGCAAGCACGGTGAAGAGCCCCTTTCTAAGAGTGTCTCGGATACAGTGGTCCAAAACGAGGGACTACTTGTTCCTAAACTTAGGAGTCGGGTGAGTGGgttcattcttttgtttttgtggatAATCTGTCGACTAATAAATGTTTTACCAATTTAGTTCGAGTGCTGTTGCAGGTAATGGGTGCGTACTTTGAGAAGCTTGGTTCAAAATCTTTTGCTGTATACTCAATAGCTGTTACAGATGCAAATAACAGAACTTGGTTTGTCAAGAGAAGGTCTCTTCCTGATATTCCTTAATAAGTAAAGCCAATGTAACTGAACTTTTCAAAGATGTCCAAAACCTTTAGTGGTTTTTTTAGATTCTTTGACATGCAAATGCCTCATATATTTTGTGCTTTCGCATTTCCTCTTGAAATTGAATGATCTTTAGTGCCTTAGGATTTGAGAAAATTCCTCAAGCATTTTAACTAAACAGGTCTATAGTCACATTCATGCTCCtcttatttttacttttatctttCCAGATACCGAAATTTTGAGCGACTACATCGGCATCTTAAAGATATTCCTAACTATACACTGCACCTGCCTCCCAAACGAATATTTTCATCAAGCACAGAAGATTCTTTTGTTCACCAACGTTGCATTCAACTAGACAAATATTTGCAGGTATCTATGGATTTTCCAACTTCCGTGCATGCAATTATTGTTGTTCATCAATGTAGCTTTTCATGATTTATTTATCCTGAATACTTTACTGTGCTATCTTTTACCCAGGAGCTATTATCAATTGCAAATGTTGCTGAGCAGCATGAAGTATGGGATTTTTTAAGTGTTTCCTCAAAGGTAATCGGcccttttaattatattatttctaaCCCCACATGGTCCTGGACTTCATTTTATTAACGAGGTCTAGCATGTGtgctattaattttaaaatccagATTAGACGAGAGTCGATGAGTTCAACCAGATTTCTActacaatatcatattatattgtCATTAACTTCATAATCTTATCTATTTGGttattgtctattttaatattttaaaatattccataaacatattataattttatggaCTTATTATCTTAGAGGGACGTCCAGATTTCAAGGATGatcaactttttattatattcattacATTTGCATAAGGAAATGATATTGCAAACCTAATTGTCACTGATACATTAATGATCTTTTTTTCCCAGAACTATTCTTTTGGAAAATCTCCCTCAGTTATGAGAACACTAGCAGGTGAGTGTTTGTTCGTATTGTTCTTTGTGGGAAAGCCCTTTGCATATTGGTTGCAACAGTTTTATTGTTGATTATCTTCGTACTTTTGCTCTTCCTATGCAAGTTATTTGGCTTAATTACTTGCATTTTTTAGCCTCTGTTACTGGGTTGGTGGAATACGTGACCCTTTTTggtagaatataatttttttgctttttcaaTGAATAATTCCCATTCTTCTTTTGAGGGATTATTGGTCATTAAGTAGAACTACAATGAATAACCAAGTTCctattcttataaaaaatgcagTCTCTCACGAAGATGGATTCATCTGCGTGCATATGcattctaataatttaaaataatttaaaataattgatgatTCCTGCAGAGACACATCATTTGTTGGGACTAAAACTTAGGTTGTAATTCCTATTCCTTCACGAGTATTTAGAGTATCTTAGAGTATGTAAGAGACCTTGAAAATTGACTCTCCAATCTATAaaagttggaagaaaaatattaaacataaattattcaaaGTGTTCCCATGGCAGCATAAAGATGTGCCCTTCAACCTAGTCTGCCTTCTCCTCTTCCCATCTATCTGATGATCTGCCCcttttttctaaaaagaaaaaaaaatcagtattTTGCCTAAATAcctcttttcccttttttttttttttttgagtctttaaatggaaaaatgataGCCATTATGTATCTATGCAGTGGTATGTTTtggtttaattaaatgttaagAGCCACAATTGTTAACAGTCGCTTCGATTCCTTTATTATTTgctattattgatgatttcaaaCCATAATCACAGTCAATGTGGATGATGCTGTGGATGACATTGTACGCCAGTTTAAAGGGGTTTCAGATGGTTTCATGCGTAAAGTTGTTGGTTCAACCTCACCTTCTGAAGAAGCTTGTTTGTCATCAAATTATGATCGGAAGTTTTCATTTAATTCAGCAGACTTACGCAAACAAGTTTCTGCACAATATAACTTAGAAATAGCTAGTAACATTTCTGACGAGGAAAGTGAGAGAACTGAAAGTCAAAATCGTGAAAAAGTTAGTGGATGGCATTCAGACAATGAATTAAACTCCAAGAGCTTTCCCCCTCGTGTAATCAAACGCAGTGAAGAGTCGAAGGAATTAGTTGTTGACAAGAAAAATGACACAGAATTGAGGTCTGGGGCAAGCCAGGGAGGATGTTCtcaaatttcatatcatatggAAGATCCTGAAGGGATGCCACCAGAGGTAATGCTGCTTCATACAACATACTGTTTCCTACTTCATGCATTTCAACTGTCAGATATCTTGCATACCATTTTTTGTTACTTATCTTTAATCTTGCATTTTATCCTTTCTGGTTTTTAATGGTGCTTTCT
Protein-coding sequences here:
- the LOC111811597 gene encoding uncharacterized protein LOC111811597 codes for the protein MEVMATVQDLIEEAKLRTVWWALCTFVISYFLTHTSKSMWMNVPLAILLVCALRILFNEVEFHRKARPVQRQTYLSHLEKKQLSINDSSLSSVLHPPRWKRKINSPTVEAAMKDFIDKILKDFVVDLWYSEITPDKEFPEQIHMLIMDALGEIAVRVKEINLVDLLTRDVVVLVGDHLDLFRRNQASIGVDVMEMLSSEERDERLKHHLIASKELHPALVSPESEYKVLQRLMSGVLTSVLRPRETQSPVVRSIARELLTCLVVQPLMNFASPGCINELIECIVLATKAENDSVIGGQQPTYSADHDRDHSSTAGFIHDDYLDKSKCSSLTPGNASELAKIDNQRERSSDYNFQDEPLQLRLGDWGRTLDAATQRRTEVLMPENLENMWTKGRHYKKKENKIIKGGDFEPMATTKDTGTSSMQPATTRDEMLTDKHHSSIGPEEKAIAGRTPTRHSDLLLTSKSGDENKISFQFSQDLQKDSSVDKKFIADELKDVDNLTPASRTKNQLKRSNSTSALKTKFSVENTHTEGGTSIISDFYGPNFGKHGEEPLSKSVSDTVVQNEGLLVPKLRSRVMGAYFEKLGSKSFAVYSIAVTDANNRTWFVKRRYRNFERLHRHLKDIPNYTLHLPPKRIFSSSTEDSFVHQRCIQLDKYLQELLSIANVAEQHEVWDFLSVSSKNYSFGKSPSVMRTLAVNVDDAVDDIVRQFKGVSDGFMRKVVGSTSPSEEACLSSNYDRKFSFNSADLRKQVSAQYNLEIASNISDEESERTESQNREKVSGWHSDNELNSKSFPPRVIKRSEESKELVVDKKNDTELRSGASQGGCSQISYHMEDPEGMPPEWTPPNVSVPILNLVDKIFQLNRRGWLRRQVLWISKQILQLIMEDAIDDWIVRQIHWLRREDIVAQGIRWVQNVLWPNGIFFIHLRNAQSEGDDSQSTSSQTDGSKIPKPGSFELQLEAARRASDVKKMLFDGAPTPLVSLIGHTQYKRCAKDIYYFTQSTICVKQLGYGLLELLLVSVFPELRDLVMEMHDKPPHVSEPV